ATTGAATAAACACATAGTCTGGGTTCATATCAGCCAATTGCTCCACAGAAATAGCTTCCTGTGACTTAGCCTTGCTTACCTCGTTAGGTACTTCTAAACCAAGCTCACCATATAATACAGGATTGAAGAACACCTCTTTTGGATATACATAAGCCTGTCCACCACGCATACGAATAGCTGCCACTTTTTGACCTTTTAATTTCTCAATTAAAGTTGCTTTAGCAGCTTCGATATCAGCCTTATATGTAGATAGGATTTTTTCTGCGTCTGCTTGTTTACCAGTTAATTCAGCTAATAAATTTAAATTATTTTCCCAGTCTGTAGAGATATGTGAAACTAAAATAGTAGGTGCAATTTTCTCCAACTTTCCATGTACTTCCTCTGGAAACTTTGTTGAGCCTAAAATAACATCTGGAGCTAATTCTACTATTTTTTCAAAGTTCGGTTTTATTTTCTCCCCAATGGATTCAGCTTTGTCTGTCACTGAAGCATAGAGTTCAGGGAATTTTCCACCAACAGCAATAGCTCCTACTGGATGCACATCAAGTACAACCATATCTTCCATTGCCTCCATTGCACCTGTTACAACGATTCTTTCTACTTTTTCTGGAACTGTATAGCTTTCACCAAGATATTCTATTGTTCTTGTACCATTTTCTTCTGTACGCTCTTGTTTTGTTTGAGCTGTTTCCCCGCTTTCGTCTTTGTCAATGGATGTATCTTGCTCACTTTCCTTTTCTCCTGCACAGGCAGCTAAAACGAGCATAAATAATGTAATAAAACCAATAAGTAAAAATTTCCTTTTCATTCTGTCAAAAACTCCTTTGTCAATTATGTGTGAATACCAATCTTTCTGTTTAACCTCCTCTTTCTATGTAGATTTTTTGAAAAAGTATTACTATAAATGATATTGATAATCATTATCATTGTAGTATTAAATCAATATAAAATCCAGTGTTATTTCATTAATTAGTGAAATTAATTATCAATTAGACTTTATCTATACAAAAAAGGCATCCTAATTAAAGGATGCCTTTTTATGGGTATTTCATTAAAATTAAAGTTTTACGATGTTTGTAGCTTGTGGTCCACGTTGACCTTCTTCTACTGAGAATTCAACTTTTTGACCTTCTTCTAATGTTTTGAAACCGTCACCTTGGATTGCTGAGAAGTGAGCGAATACATCATTTCCACCTTCTACTTCGATGAAGCCAAAACCTTTTTCTGCGTTAAACCATTTTACTGTACCTTGTGTCATTTATATGACCTCCACTAATTGTATTAAATAAAATCATTATTGCTTCAAAAGAAAAAAATTCACAAATTACAAAAAGTATCTAACAAAACACGATTACTCTTTGTAATTTGTGAATTCATTGTTCTACCGCAATTAATTTTATTACTTTAATTTTATGATAAATTTTTGTATTTGTCCAGTATAATGTCACTATTACCCAAAAAAAGTCTAGAAATCAAAAGTTTTGTGACGTTCTCTGTCTGACTTGTGTTCTGGTAGTGGCAACTATGTATGAATTCTAACCTCTTTTCTACCAAAGAGAGAGTTTGAAACCGAAAAGAGAAAATGAAATAATTAAATTGATATTTGGAGGTAATTGTATGCAAATAAGATTTGAATTAGAGGAAGGCATCTCAATCTTGAATAATCTTTATGTTGATGGCTATTTAAAAGTGTTTACAAATGATAATAATGAAGACGAGCTACTTTTCTTTACCACTACTGGTCACAGTACTATTTTAGGTGATTTTACAAGCAAATTGAAAACACTTCATCAAACTGGAAAAAGTCAAAAATTAAACCCATTTGGTATCGTAGATATTCTTACTTTAGAAAAAAATAGATCCAAACTTATAGTTTCTCATTCTAAAAGAGTTGGAGAAAATAGTCAGTGGCAACATATATACAATTTTACAGAGTTTGTAGTAGCTTATATCAAAGAATTACAACGATATTTAGCTACAGCGAAAAAAGCAGATATAAATATCACGACAATGAATACTTATGTTTATCTGAAG
This genomic stretch from Lysinibacillus pakistanensis harbors:
- a CDS encoding ABC transporter substrate-binding protein; the protein is MKRKFLLIGFITLFMLVLAACAGEKESEQDTSIDKDESGETAQTKQERTEENGTRTIEYLGESYTVPEKVERIVVTGAMEAMEDMVVLDVHPVGAIAVGGKFPELYASVTDKAESIGEKIKPNFEKIVELAPDVILGSTKFPEEVHGKLEKIAPTILVSHISTDWENNLNLLAELTGKQADAEKILSTYKADIEAAKATLIEKLKGQKVAAIRMRGGQAYVYPKEVFFNPVLYGELGLEVPNEVSKAKSQEAISVEQLADMNPDYVFIQFSADENADAPNALENFKKNPIVQNITAFKNDQVFVNVVDPLMEGGPAYSRIKFLESVQQYLLK
- a CDS encoding cold-shock protein, with translation MTQGTVKWFNAEKGFGFIEVEGGNDVFAHFSAIQGDGFKTLEEGQKVEFSVEEGQRGPQATNIVKL